A single Rhopalosiphum padi isolate XX-2018 chromosome 4, ASM2088224v1, whole genome shotgun sequence DNA region contains:
- the LOC132929401 gene encoding essential MCU regulator, mitochondrial — MKTKISSFVKMARIMRPYYVRTATTSSTGALLPEPQKIPFGLVGIIFTVVPGLLIGATISKYMANFLEENELFVPSDDDDDDD, encoded by the coding sequence ATGAAAACAAAGATATCAAGTTTCGTGAAAATGGCAAGAATCATGCGACCATATTATGTACGTACAGCCACCACATCGTCTACTGGAGCATTATTGCCTGAACCACAAAAAATTCCATTTGGGCTAGTGGGTATAATTTTTACAGTTGTGCCGGGGTTATTAATTGGAGCCACCATTAGTAAATATATGGCTAATTTTCTAGAAGAAAACGAATTGTTTGTTCCATCagatgatgacgacgacgacgattaa
- the LOC132929400 gene encoding C-signal, whose product MCSILVTGANRGIGLGLVKHLLSNQAFNVENVFATCRDMGKAKELMELKKNPQLHILEADLIDHGSFFNLASQVSNVVKDKGLNVLINNAGISSKFTRIGLVKSEDLLNHFKINTIGPIMLTQALLPLLKMASDKNKSATGVNKAVIVNISSILGSITKNDQGGFYPYRTSKTAINVVTKSLSIDLKNNGILAVSVHPGWVKTAMGGTSAPLEVEQSVTGICNFLKNIDQSHNGGFYDFEGKVLPW is encoded by the exons atgtgttCCATATTAGTAACTGGTGCAAATAGAGGAATAGGACTAGGATTGGTGaaacatttattatcaaatcaagCGTTTAATGTGGAGAACGTATTTGCGACATGTAGAGATATGGGAAAAGCTaag gAATTAATGGAATTGAAAAAGAATCCACAACTTCATATCCTGGAAGcag aTCTAATTGATCATGGATCATTCTTCAATTTGGCTTCTCAAGTTTCAAATGTTGTCAAAGACAAAGGTCTTAATGTCCTAATTAACAATGCTGGAATATCGTCAAAATTTACTAGGATTGGCTTAGTAAAATCTGAAGATTTATTAAaccatttcaaaataaatactattggtCCTATAATGTTAACACag gcattattaccattattaaaaatggcatcagataaaaataaatctgctACTGGAGTAAATAAAGctgtaattgttaatataagtTCAATTTTAGGTTCCATCACTAAAAATGATCAAGGAGGTTTTTATCCATATAGAACAAGCAAG actGCTATAAATGTCGTTACAAAATCGTTAAGTATTGatcttaaaaataatggaaTATTAGCTGTAAGCGTTCATCCTGGATGGGTTAAAACTGCTATGGGCGGTACAAGTGCACCACTAGAAGTTGAACAGTCTGTTACAGGAATCTGCAACTTCTTGAAGAACATTGATCAATCACACAATGGCggattttatgattttgaagGGAAAGTACTTccttggtaa
- the LOC132929398 gene encoding matrix metalloproteinase-2-like isoform X2: MHYKLPYICIWTIWWLTVTITCLPLLQNQEIIENHNNKMHLNQDMIKFMQKFGYLDQDGPQALTAKDELVTALKLVQKFGGLNQTGIFDDDTLKLVKSKRCGVPDISLKQKITKNKRFVIPSNGWNKRTLTYFISNFTPKLSRSGITNAIQRAFTKWSRYSRIIFTEVYNANADILISFGVSNHGDQYPFDGPGNVLAHAFYPTELGFLGGDIHFDDSEDWTLDNSYNGVDFYSVAIHEMGHSLGLGHSSEPNSIMNPYYTGPQPQDIGYDDILGMHSLYISRTLPEDHVHFVQSTIQPQPSIPNKPHVHWSLFSHESCTDDNIVTPESVTTYKPEISTQKNDKINECQGNFDAISCFRGEIFVFKNTLLWRLNNPGSILPRYPVQLLRFFQVLADSNQTIVKIDAAYERPDSNIVLFHVENTFGCMMININYYYKGIDQLKNISKV, from the exons atgcattataaacTACCATATATATGCATTTGGACCATCTGGTGGCTTACCGTAACTATTACTTGTTTACCTTTATTACAAAATCAAGAAATTATAGagaaccataataataaaatgcatctTAATCAAGATATG ataaaatttatGCAAAAATTTGGATATTTGGATCAAGATGGTCCTCAAGCTTTAACTGCCAAAGATGAATTAGTGACTGCTTTGAAATTAGTTCAAAAGTTTGGTGGATTAAATCAAACGGGAATATTTGATGATGATACATTAAAG ttgGTGAAGTCAAAACGTTGTGGTGTACCTGATATATCCTTAAAACAAAAGATtaccaaaaataaaagatttgttATACCTTCAAATGGTTGGAATAAACGAACTCTTACTTATTT cATATCTAATTTTACTCCAAAATTATCACGTAGTGGTATAACAAATGCAATTCAGAGAGCATTTACAAAGTGGAGTCGGTATAGTcgaattatttttacagaagTATATAATGCTAATgcagatattttaatttcatttggtGTTTCCAATCACGGAGATCA gTATCCATTTGATGGTCCTGGTAATGTCCTTGCGCATGCTTTTTATCCAACAGAACTAGGATTTTTGGGCGGAGATATACATTTTGACGATAGTGAAGACTGGACATTAGATAACTCTTACaatg GTGTTGATTTCTATTCTGTGGCTATTCATGAAATGGGCCATAGTTTAGGATTGGGACATTCATCAGAACCTAATTCTATTATGAATCCCTATTACACAGGTCCACAACCTCAAGATATTGGATATGATGATATATTAGGAATGCATTCATTATATA tTTCTAGAACTTTGCCTGAAGATCATGTGCATTTTGTACAAAGTACTATTCAACCACAGCCTAGTATACCTAACAAACCACATGTACATTGGTCTTTATTTAGTCATGAATCATGTACAGATGATAACATTGTAACACCAGAGTCAGTGACTACTTATAAGCCTGAAATCTCAActcaaaaaaatgataaaataaatgaatgccAAGGCAATTTTGACGCTATTTCATGTTTCCGTGGAGAAATTTTTGTGTTCAAAAACACc cTATTATGGAGATTAAACAACCCAGGGTCCATACTACCACGTTATCCGGTTCAATTATTGAGGTTCTTTCAAGTATTGGCAGATTCCAACCAAACTATTGTCAAAATTGATGCAGCATACGAAAGGCCAGAttccaatattgtattatttcatg tgGAGAATACTTTTGGGTGTATGATGatcaacataaattattattacaaaggcATAGATCAATTAAAGAACATTTCAAAGGTGTAA
- the LOC132929398 gene encoding matrix metalloproteinase-2-like isoform X1 has product MHYKLPYICIWTIWWLTVTITCLPLLQNQEIIENHNNKMHLNQDMIKFMQKFGYLDQDGPQALTAKDELVTALKLVQKFGGLNQTGIFDDDTLKLVKSKRCGVPDISLKQKITKNKRFVIPSNGWNKRTLTYFISNFTPKLSRSGITNAIQRAFTKWSRYSRIIFTEVYNANADILISFGVSNHGDQYPFDGPGNVLAHAFYPTELGFLGGDIHFDDSEDWTLDNSYNGVDFYSVAIHEMGHSLGLGHSSEPNSIMNPYYTGPQPQDIGYDDILGMHSLYISRTLPEDHVHFVQSTIQPQPSIPNKPHVHWSLFSHESCTDDNIVTPESVTTYKPEISTQKNDKINECQGNFDAISCFRGEIFVFKNTLLWRLNNPGSILPRYPVQLLRFFQVLADSNQTIVKIDAAYERPDSNIVLFHGKSFYVFNGNHLIENSPRSIMDYGFPNFVNKVDAVMIYGIPQITYLFSGEYFWVYDDQHKLLLQRHRSIKEHFKGVKTPIDDVLTWKSGDTYFFTGNQYWKFNHKHNTTENGYPKNAAEFLLGCNS; this is encoded by the exons atgcattataaacTACCATATATATGCATTTGGACCATCTGGTGGCTTACCGTAACTATTACTTGTTTACCTTTATTACAAAATCAAGAAATTATAGagaaccataataataaaatgcatctTAATCAAGATATG ataaaatttatGCAAAAATTTGGATATTTGGATCAAGATGGTCCTCAAGCTTTAACTGCCAAAGATGAATTAGTGACTGCTTTGAAATTAGTTCAAAAGTTTGGTGGATTAAATCAAACGGGAATATTTGATGATGATACATTAAAG ttgGTGAAGTCAAAACGTTGTGGTGTACCTGATATATCCTTAAAACAAAAGATtaccaaaaataaaagatttgttATACCTTCAAATGGTTGGAATAAACGAACTCTTACTTATTT cATATCTAATTTTACTCCAAAATTATCACGTAGTGGTATAACAAATGCAATTCAGAGAGCATTTACAAAGTGGAGTCGGTATAGTcgaattatttttacagaagTATATAATGCTAATgcagatattttaatttcatttggtGTTTCCAATCACGGAGATCA gTATCCATTTGATGGTCCTGGTAATGTCCTTGCGCATGCTTTTTATCCAACAGAACTAGGATTTTTGGGCGGAGATATACATTTTGACGATAGTGAAGACTGGACATTAGATAACTCTTACaatg GTGTTGATTTCTATTCTGTGGCTATTCATGAAATGGGCCATAGTTTAGGATTGGGACATTCATCAGAACCTAATTCTATTATGAATCCCTATTACACAGGTCCACAACCTCAAGATATTGGATATGATGATATATTAGGAATGCATTCATTATATA tTTCTAGAACTTTGCCTGAAGATCATGTGCATTTTGTACAAAGTACTATTCAACCACAGCCTAGTATACCTAACAAACCACATGTACATTGGTCTTTATTTAGTCATGAATCATGTACAGATGATAACATTGTAACACCAGAGTCAGTGACTACTTATAAGCCTGAAATCTCAActcaaaaaaatgataaaataaatgaatgccAAGGCAATTTTGACGCTATTTCATGTTTCCGTGGAGAAATTTTTGTGTTCAAAAACACc cTATTATGGAGATTAAACAACCCAGGGTCCATACTACCACGTTATCCGGTTCAATTATTGAGGTTCTTTCAAGTATTGGCAGATTCCAACCAAACTATTGTCAAAATTGATGCAGCATACGAAAGGCCAGAttccaatattgtattatttcatg gtaaaagtttttatgttttcaatGGAAAtcatttaatagaaaatagtcCAAGATCTATCATGGATTATGGATTTccaaattttgttaataaagtTGATGCAGTTATGATATATGGAATACCACAAATAACTTATCTTTTTAG tgGAGAATACTTTTGGGTGTATGATGatcaacataaattattattacaaaggcATAGATCAATTAAAGAACATTTCAAAGGTGTAAAAACTCCAATAGATGATGTTCTCACATGGAAATCTG GAGATACTTATTTCTTTACTGGAAATCAGTACTGGAAGTTTAATCATAAGCACAATACGACAGAAAATGGATACCCAAAAAATGCTGCAGAATTCTTACTTGGatgtaattcataa
- the LOC132929399 gene encoding thioredoxin reductase 1, mitochondrial isoform X1 yields MFFIRSLSSKIFQKNQNVCKAFTNSNKRFLRKISSCGQYDFDLLVIGGGSGGLACAKEASSFGKQVVVLDFVIPSEKGTTWGIGGTCVNVGCIPKKLMHQASLLGESIHEARSYGWNIPDPISFNWESLVEAVQNHIKSVNWVTRVQLRDKKIEYVNGHGVFEDAHTIIAKMKNGKERRITAKDILIAVGGRPRYPEFPGCKEYCITSDDLFSLPTAPGNTLVIGAGYIGLECAGFLKGLGYEATVMVRSMLLRGFDRDMVNLVQAEMEDKGVKFLIGKIPSRVSKQPNGKLLVEWEGDENGQGEFDTVLVAVGRKALSEELNPSAAGLEIHPESGKFITVAEQTNIPNIYAVGDVLHGRPELTPVAIQAGKLLAGRLYNGIQEQMDYDNVATTIFSPLEYGCVGLTEEEAINRFTEDKIEVYHAYYKPTEFFIPQKNVKHCYLKVITLLEAPQQVLGMHFIGPQAGEVIQGYAAAIKAGLTFQHLKDTVGIHPTISEEFTRVGITKRSGDDPTPQSCCS; encoded by the exons atgtttttcaTTCGGTCCTTATCTtcaaaaatttttcaaaaaaatcaaaatgtttgtaAAGCATTTACTAACAgcaataaaagatttttaagaaaaattagttcgt gtggaCAGTATGATTTTGATCTTTTAGTAATAGGCGGAGGATCTGGTGGTTTAGCATGTGCTAAAGAAGCATCAAGCTTTGGAAAACAAGTAGTAGTTTTAGATTTTGTTATTCCATCAGAGAAAGGTACCACTTGGGGAATAGGTGGTACATGTGTTAATGTTGGTTGTATACCTAAAAAACTAATGCATCAAGCTTCGTTGTTAGGCGAATCAATTcat GAAGCTCGAAGTTATGGATGGAACATTCCAGATCCTATTTCATTTAATTGGGAATCTTTAGTAGAAGCGGtccaaaatcatattaaatctGTTAATTGGGTTACAAGAGTACAATTAAGAGACaa aaaaatagaGTATGTTAATGGTCATGGTGTATTTGAAGATGCTCATACGATTATAGCAAAGATGAAAAATGGTAAAGAACGAAGAATAACAGCAAAGGATATTTTAATAGCTGTTGGTGGACGTCCACGCTATCCAGAATTCCCAGGGTGTAaagaatattgtattactaGTGATGACCTTTTTTCATTACCTACTGCACCAGGAAATACTTTGGTTATTGGTGCTGGAT atattggATTAGAATGTGCAGGATTTTTAAAAGGATTGGGATATGAAGCGACTGTTATGGTTCGATCTATGCTTCTTAGAGGTTTTGATAGGGATATGGTGAATTTAGTTCAAGCTGAAATGGAAGATAAAGGTGTGAAATTTCTTATTGGAAAAATACCTTCCAGAGTATCAAAGCAGCCAAACGGCAAATTATTAGTTGAATGGGAAGGTGATGAA aatGGGCAAGGGGAATTTGATACAGTTCTTGTAGCTGTAGGACGTAAAGCTTTATCAGAAGAACTAAATCCATCTGCTGCTGGATTAGAAATTCATCCAGAGTCCGGTAAATTTATTACTGTTGCTGAACAGACCAATATTCCAAATATATATGCAGTTGGTGATGTATTACAC gGAAGACCAGAATTAACGCCAGTAGCAATTCAAGCTGGTAAATTATTGGCTGGACGATTATATAATGGCATCCAAGAACAAATGGATTATGATAATGTTGCTACAACCATCTTCTCGCCTCTTGAGTATGGTTGTGTTGGTCTCACAGAAGAAGAAGCGATTAATAGATTTACTgaagataaaattgaa gtgtaTCATGCATATTATAAGCCTACAGAGTTTTTTATCCCtcaaaaaaatgtcaaacattgttatttaaaagttataactctTTTAGAAGCACCACAACAAGTATTAGGTATGCATTTTATTGGGCCTCAAGCCGGCGAAGTAATCCAAGGATATGCTGCTGCTATTAa ggCTGGATTaacttttcaacatttaaagGATACTGTTGGGATTCATCCTACAATATCTGAAGAATTTACTAGAGTGGGTATCACTAAACGATCAGGTGATGATCCAACTCCTCAAAGTTGttgtagttaa
- the LOC132929399 gene encoding thioredoxin reductase 1, mitochondrial isoform X2 — translation MAPIVPSGQYDFDLLVIGGGSGGLACAKEASSFGKQVVVLDFVIPSEKGTTWGIGGTCVNVGCIPKKLMHQASLLGESIHEARSYGWNIPDPISFNWESLVEAVQNHIKSVNWVTRVQLRDKKIEYVNGHGVFEDAHTIIAKMKNGKERRITAKDILIAVGGRPRYPEFPGCKEYCITSDDLFSLPTAPGNTLVIGAGYIGLECAGFLKGLGYEATVMVRSMLLRGFDRDMVNLVQAEMEDKGVKFLIGKIPSRVSKQPNGKLLVEWEGDENGQGEFDTVLVAVGRKALSEELNPSAAGLEIHPESGKFITVAEQTNIPNIYAVGDVLHGRPELTPVAIQAGKLLAGRLYNGIQEQMDYDNVATTIFSPLEYGCVGLTEEEAINRFTEDKIEVYHAYYKPTEFFIPQKNVKHCYLKVITLLEAPQQVLGMHFIGPQAGEVIQGYAAAIKAGLTFQHLKDTVGIHPTISEEFTRVGITKRSGDDPTPQSCCS, via the exons atggctCCCATCGTACCTA gtggaCAGTATGATTTTGATCTTTTAGTAATAGGCGGAGGATCTGGTGGTTTAGCATGTGCTAAAGAAGCATCAAGCTTTGGAAAACAAGTAGTAGTTTTAGATTTTGTTATTCCATCAGAGAAAGGTACCACTTGGGGAATAGGTGGTACATGTGTTAATGTTGGTTGTATACCTAAAAAACTAATGCATCAAGCTTCGTTGTTAGGCGAATCAATTcat GAAGCTCGAAGTTATGGATGGAACATTCCAGATCCTATTTCATTTAATTGGGAATCTTTAGTAGAAGCGGtccaaaatcatattaaatctGTTAATTGGGTTACAAGAGTACAATTAAGAGACaa aaaaatagaGTATGTTAATGGTCATGGTGTATTTGAAGATGCTCATACGATTATAGCAAAGATGAAAAATGGTAAAGAACGAAGAATAACAGCAAAGGATATTTTAATAGCTGTTGGTGGACGTCCACGCTATCCAGAATTCCCAGGGTGTAaagaatattgtattactaGTGATGACCTTTTTTCATTACCTACTGCACCAGGAAATACTTTGGTTATTGGTGCTGGAT atattggATTAGAATGTGCAGGATTTTTAAAAGGATTGGGATATGAAGCGACTGTTATGGTTCGATCTATGCTTCTTAGAGGTTTTGATAGGGATATGGTGAATTTAGTTCAAGCTGAAATGGAAGATAAAGGTGTGAAATTTCTTATTGGAAAAATACCTTCCAGAGTATCAAAGCAGCCAAACGGCAAATTATTAGTTGAATGGGAAGGTGATGAA aatGGGCAAGGGGAATTTGATACAGTTCTTGTAGCTGTAGGACGTAAAGCTTTATCAGAAGAACTAAATCCATCTGCTGCTGGATTAGAAATTCATCCAGAGTCCGGTAAATTTATTACTGTTGCTGAACAGACCAATATTCCAAATATATATGCAGTTGGTGATGTATTACAC gGAAGACCAGAATTAACGCCAGTAGCAATTCAAGCTGGTAAATTATTGGCTGGACGATTATATAATGGCATCCAAGAACAAATGGATTATGATAATGTTGCTACAACCATCTTCTCGCCTCTTGAGTATGGTTGTGTTGGTCTCACAGAAGAAGAAGCGATTAATAGATTTACTgaagataaaattgaa gtgtaTCATGCATATTATAAGCCTACAGAGTTTTTTATCCCtcaaaaaaatgtcaaacattgttatttaaaagttataactctTTTAGAAGCACCACAACAAGTATTAGGTATGCATTTTATTGGGCCTCAAGCCGGCGAAGTAATCCAAGGATATGCTGCTGCTATTAa ggCTGGATTaacttttcaacatttaaagGATACTGTTGGGATTCATCCTACAATATCTGAAGAATTTACTAGAGTGGGTATCACTAAACGATCAGGTGATGATCCAACTCCTCAAAGTTGttgtagttaa